Genomic window (Nitrospirota bacterium):
GATTGGAAAGTCCCTGCACAGAACCTGATAGATTTTCTGAACGGGAAGATATCTTCCAACCTGAATAAAAATTCCTACAAGATGGGCGCTGAACCTGTTCCCATGAATACGATTCTCCCGGGCTTCATCAACGAGGCGCTCTTGATCGCGTTCAATCACTGGAGAGAAGATTATCCGTTATTTGTCTCAGAACATGCAATATTGTTGGGCGCTGAAACAAGAACTTCCTCTCCTGTAAGAATTATGCGCAATGAAAAATATGAGTCAGTAAATATAAAGAACCTCTACCCTATCGGCGAAGGCGCAGGCTACGCAGGCGGCATAACGAGTTCAGCCGCTGATGCGATAAAGGCTGTGGAGTGCAGCTTGAAGGCATATTCATAGTTGTATTTGCTTACTCATACAACTATAATTTTCTTATTCCAGAAAATACGGGCGACAGTCTTTTAATTATCAGGCGAAGAATATCACCATGAAAGAATTTCTTGCGGCAGTATTTGGTCCCTCGGTTCAAGGTTTAGTACGCAGCCTCAGATTCTGCGCAGCGGCAGTTGCCCTGCATGGGATGCTCCTTTGGATCTCTACTGCAATTAAGTCTCTTTTCCCCGGCTTATTCGAACTGATAGGAGAAGTTTTTTTCTGGGTCATGGCGGTTCCTGCCTTGATCCTCAGCAGCCCCTTCACCTCTGTTCTTTGGAAGTTCGGGTTAATGAATGCCCCAGGATGGTTCGCATGGCCGAAGCCGATGGGCATTGCCCTCGCATATATGATATGGATTGCTGTTCTTATCGGCCTGGCTCAGGCAGTTCAACTGTGGATAAACAAAAATTAACTTGCCTGACGATGTGAGTTAAAGAGGCAGAGTTGTGCTTGTATTTTCCCATTCACACAACTATACTTTTCTTGTTACAAAAATACTAACAGCTGTCTAATAATTATTGGGCTAAGAAATCAAACATGAAACATTGGCTCATTTTTCGCTTGTCGGCAATGATCAGTATCTGTCTTGCATTGGTATCATTAGCGGGAGCAGAAACTCCTCCCGCCTGCGCTGTCCCAGGGCACGTGATCCGTTGGGAAGCAAGCTACTGTATGTTCCTTTCAGAGACAGACGACCTTGAGTTGGAATCTGTCCAGCAGTGTATGTCGCACTTCTCACTTCCGGGTTATGACGCCGGCATGAGTGAATGCGATCAGAAGACCTTACTGCGAAGAAAGCTCTGTGAACTGTTTATCGCAAGTCAATATTTCGAGGGTTCTCTTGAGGACTGTGAGAAATCCGAGAAAACAATTCCCACATTCGTGAGCAAAGATGATTAACGTTAAGAATACCGGCCAATCAAAAACAGGGGGTACAGTATGAGCAGTTTACCGAAATGTCCTAAATGCAGTTCAGAATACACTTACGAAGACGGAACTTTGTATGTCTGTCCGGAATGCGCACATGAATGGCCGCAAGATCCTATCGCAGAGAGCGCTGATGATAAACTTGTTGTTCATGATGCCTATGGAAATGTACTTCAAGACGGTGACGCCGTTACAGTGATCAAAGATCTGAAAGTAAAGGGGTCTTCATCGGTGGTCAAGGTCGGCACCAAAGTAAAAAGCATCCGCCTCGTCGAAGGCGACCATGATATCGACTGCAAGATCGACGGCATTGGAGCGATGAAGCTGAAATCAGAATTTGTAAAGAAGGCATAATGGTTAATGAATTGGTTTATAATGATCTACGCCGCCTGATATCAGAAAGCCGGCCTATATAAACATTTAAATGCATGGAGGTGTTATGGGAACAGCATCTATTATTTTGCTTATCATTGTGTCAGTCGTCGTACTTCTTGTAATTTATTGTATCGGCCTTTATAACAATCTGATCAAGTTAAGAAACATCTTTAAGAACGCCTTTGCGCAGATCGATGTTCAGCTTAAAAGGCGCTATGACCTGATACCGAATCTTGTAGAGACTGCCAAAGGATATCTGAAACATGAAAGAGAGACCCTCGAAGCTGTCATAGCCGCAAGAAACCAGGCAGCCTCTGCGTCACAAAAAGCCTCTGCTGATCCTGCTGACCCGAATGCCATAGCCGGACTGATGGGAGCTGAAAATATGCTGACCAGCACCCTGAACAAGCTCTTTGCGCTGGTTGAATCGTATCCTGACCTAAAGGCAAACCAGAACATGATGCAGTTGAGCGAAGAACTCACATCTACCGAGAACAAGATCTCATTTGCGCGTCAGGCCTTTAATGATGCAGTGATGCGGTTCAATACCGCCATAGAGGTCTTCCCTGCCGTGATGATTGCAAGTGCTTTCAACTTCATGCCCGCAACACTTCTTGAGATAGAGAAAACTGAGGAACGCCAGGCGCCAAAGGTCTCCTTCAGCTAACACTCCTGATGACATGAAGGATTTTTTCTACAGACAGGATGAGGCAAGAAAGAAGACTGCCAAGCTGATCATTCTCTTTGCGGCATCTATCCTCTTTACCGTCTTCTTCGTTTATATCGCCATAACAGCAGTCCATCAGTTCACATACTATCTTAAACATTATAAGAACATGAGTGATGCCCCGGTATTCTGGAGCACCATCAGGTTTATCACGGTCTCTATAATCACTACAGGCATAATTATCGGCGGGGCTATCTATAAGATAAAGGACCTGAAGAGCGGAGGCCGGAAGGTTGCCGAGATGCTTGGCGGCAGGCGTATAGTACACGGGTCAACAGACCTTATGGAAAAGAAGCTTATAAATGTCGTTGAGGAGATGGCAATAGCATCCGGCATCCCAGTGCCTGATATATATATTATGGATGACGAGGGAGGCATTAACGCCTTTGCATCAGGCTTCAATACTCAAGACGCTGTGATCTGTGTAACAAAAGGCAGCATCACCCTTCTGAGCCGCGACGAGCTTCAGGGAGTAATAGCCCACGAGTTCAGCCATATCTTCAATGGCGACACGCTGATCAATATCCGTTTGATCGGTTTACTGCACGGCATACTTTCCATCAGCTCACTCGGCGAATATATGCTTTCCAGAATCGGCAAAGGCAGCGGGTATCATTCTTATAGAGGCTCTCAGGGAGGCCTGGCCTTCTACGCGCTCGGCATAGCGCTATTTATAATAGGATACATAGGATTTTTTGTAAGCAAGATTATAAAGAGCGCTGTCTCCAGAGAGCGCGAGTATCTGGCAGACGCCTCTGCCGTTCAGTTCACCCGAAACCCGGAAGGCCTAGGCGGCGCGCTCAAAAAGATAGCCGGGCTCCGCCAAGGCTCAAGGATATATAGCCGCCAGGCATCACTTGCAAGCCATATGTACTTCAGTGACGGCCTTGACCAGAGTTTTTTAGCTCTTATGGCCACTCATCCTCCCATTGAAGAACGCATCCAGCGGATAGACCCGTATTTCAACGGAGTGCTGCCTGATATCAAACCTGTTCAAATCCCCAGGCCTGAACCTGTCAAAAAAGCCGAGCCTTTAATAGCGGTTCGGAAAGATGCGGTAAAAGAGGTTACCGGAGCTGCCGCCATTGCGATAATCTCAACTATGGGCGCCCCTATGAAGGAGCATGCTGATAAAGTAAAAGATATGCTCTCCGGCCTGCCTGAACCTGTAAAGGATGCGGCGCGTGACCCTCTCAGTGCGTGTGCCCTCATCTACCTTCTTCTTTCAGATGGGCAAAAAGGGATGAGTGAAAAACAGCTGCAGGCATTGCAAGCCTCAGAGTCAGAAGGCCTTCTGAATGAGGTAACAAGGCTGTCTGAATATTCCTCATCAATCACACCCGGAACCCGCCTGCCGCTTGTTGAGCTCGCGCTTCCAGCTTTAAGGAATCTTTCACCTGAACAATATCTTGTGTTTAAAGATAATGTCAGCCTCCTCACTACCGCTGACCAGAACATCAGTATTTTTGAGTTTATGCTAAAGCATCTTATTTTCCGTCACCTTGCTGCCTACTTTATAAGGACTAAGACAATGGCAGCACAGATTTATTCGGTCCGGGGCGTTTCAGCTGAATGCTCAATCGTTCTTTCCGTCTTGGCACGTTCAGGACATGATGACAACCAAAAAGCAGAAGCCGCCTTTAAAAAAGGCATTCAGACGCTTATACAGCCGGACGTTCAACTGAACTTTCTGCCAGTTGAAGAGTGTACATTCACCGGCCTTGATAATGCGCTCAACAAACTGGACACTACCAGTCCCCTGATAAAGAAGAAGCTGCTGGTCGCCTGCATTGAATGCATGACCTTTGATAAAACCATAAAGGTTGAAGAGTCTGAACTCTTCCGTGCAGTTGCTGATGCCCTTGGATGCCCGGTGCCGCCATGGTTATTGTTTCAGAAACGATATTCAAACTCATAACTCCCGACCGCCGCCACATTATGGCCTCACACATCAAGAGGAGGCCACATTACTTTCATTTACTGATTCTATTAAGGATATGAGCCTTTGCCTTCTCATGCTCAATGCCTTTGCCTTTATCGATCTGCTCCTCAGCTCTTTGAAGATCTTCAAGCAGCCTTTTAACCTGAAACTTCGGAACTACCTTTTTATTAAGCATAATTTGATTTGCCGTATATCATGGGTGTTTTAATATCCATGTTATACGGACGGCTGTATATGCTGGCTATTATGGGGTAAACACCGCCATTCTTCAAGATAAATCATTAACTACACCACTATATTTTGTGCTTGTGTTTTCTTATTCATACAACTATGATATTCATATTCCAGCAAATACGGACGGCAGTCTACTAATTGTTAGGCATCAACATATAGGCAATAACATATAGCCAATTATGGGAGTACAAGGCAAATAAAATGAGTGAGCAGACTGGATCAAATTCTGAAAGGGATACTTTGACACAATTGCAGTCTCTGTCGAATTCTAACAGAGGTATTACAATTGAAGAGATTGCCCCATTTCTTAAAAGTTTACCAGAGAACATATCAATGCCAGTATTGCATGCACTGATTAATTTAGGTTCAAATCAGGTAGGTATTTGGAAGTCTCAGTGGCTCTTCTCTTTTGCTAATTCACCAAATACTACGGCCAAAGCAGAGTCAGAGCGCTGGAGCAACGTGCGGGACAAATGGTTAGATTTGCTTTCGGAGCTGGCTCCTGATTTGAGAGAACTACTCCAGCGTCAAAATAAGTTAACTGAGTTTGGACACCATTTGACTAGGAGTCTAGATTACAACAAAACAAAACCCTTCAAAAGAATTACTTCGAGTATTTTATCGTATCTTTCAATGTTCATGGGTAAACTTGGATTCGACAAAATAGGAGAGAGACTATATGCGCGAGCACTGTTCCCTAAAGGCACAGTTGGCGGAAATTTATAAAATGCCTAACCATGCGCTGCAGATGAACGAGTACCACAGGACACTTTTTGGGGTAGCATTGTTATGAGGACTGCAAATCGGTTTGGACGCATGTTGTTATCTTACGGTGGTACTCGTCACTGAGCTTTACGTTATCCGTCTATAAAGTTATCGTTGGAGCGAGCGGCGGAGTTCCGAGATTTAAGAGCTGGTTGAGCTATCGATTTAAGAAGGTAGACGGAAGGGTTAGGATTTTATTCAAGCGGCTTTGCTGAGTAATTATAGAGTTGGAGTTAGATGGAGACCGCGCTTTTGAGAGGCTTTTTGCTGGAGTATAGCTGTTAAGTAATTATTACTGGTCTTTTGATTGATGACAGTTGATGGTTTTGAGGTAGAAGTCTTTACGGAGCAGTAAGCCGTTGTAAATTATTGGGTCCATCAGTTGTTGAGAGTTTCAGGTTAAGGCAAGGGGCATTTTAGTAATCGAGCAGTTGTAAAGAGCAAGGTTATTGATAGCCAATTTATTTAGTCATTCAGTAATTGAACGATGATAGATTAAAGAGCGGAAGTCTTTACGGGCAGCGAGCCGTTGTAACTTACAAGGCTTAAAAAAGTTCTGGACAAGAGCGGAGCAGATGCAATAGACTATTTGACAAAAGCACGGGGATAATCAAGCAGGGCTCACAGCAGACCATCAAAAAGCACAAACTCCCCAAGTTAAGACACAGGCAATAATAAAGACAATAAAGACAGAAGCTGAACGGATAACAAGGCGCTGCAGTGAAATCGAACCACAGGACACTTTTGGTGCGTGCGTTAGGTTTGAAGTCAGCAAATCAGTTTTTTGCAGTTTGATGAGATTCAGTGGCTCGATTCACTGAGCTTTACGTTCCCCTCACGGCATACCTGAATTGAACTCATAACTTCCGACCGCCGCCTTCTGCATTTTGACAAGATCATATCGATGATGATATCGTAATACTAAACATATCGATGGAGGTATTGGCATGCAATCAGTAACCGTATCACCAAAATATCAGGTCGTTATCCCAAAAACAGTACGGGAAGCATTGAATCTTCGTCCGGGCCAAAAAATGCAGATTGTCGAATATGCCGGGCGCATTGAACTTATACCGGAACGCGATATCAAAGAACTCCGTGGATTCCTTAAGGGCATCAATACGGAATTCAAACGGGAGAAGGACAGAGTATGAATATCGTAGATTCTTCCGGCTGGCTTGCGTATTTCGCGGACGAGCCTAATGCCAAGCATTTCCTTGCCCCGCTGAGTAATTCGGCTTTGCTTGTTGTGCCAACGGTAACGATATACGAGGTATTCAAGGTCATTCTTCGTGAGTCCGGCGAGAATGAAGCACTGCAGGCGGTGGTTGCTATGCAAAAAGGAACGGTTGTGGATCTGAATGCGCCATTGGCAATCGCCGCTTCAAAGCTGAGTTTGGAGCATAATCTTCCAATGGCAGACAGCATTATTCTCGCAACAGCGCAGGCATTCAAAGCCATCCTCTGGACTCAGGACTCAGATTTTAAAAAGATAAGCAATGTGAAGTATTTCCCCAAGAAATAATCTCGCCGCATCCTCTCGCGGCATACTCACATTAAACTCATAACTCCCGACTGCCGCCTTGTCCGCAATACCAACCTTCCACAATAGCTCGATCAGCTTTACCCTGAGGCCTGAAAGCCCCTTTTCCACTCTTCCGCCCTCTCAGGTGTCACTTCTTTTTAGCGCTTGATTGCAAAAAGAGATTATGCAAAACAGCAGCATTGCTATATGTACCATATTACGGTACACTATATTTATTATGAGAATATCTCTCGAAGTAATTAAAGATAAGTGCCGTCAGCAGAATATTACGCTCTCTGAACTGCTTAAACGGGCAGGAGTAAGCCGCAATGCGTTTTATTCATTGGCGCGTGAGGAGTTTGTTCTGCCTAAATCTATCCGGGCTGTTGCGAAGAGCCTGAATGTATCTCCTTCAGAATTTCTTACTGAAGATACCCCGGAGATGGAAAAGATGAAGCTTTTACTGAATAAAGTGGATGAGATAGCCGGGAAATACAAGAATATTGATAGGGACAATATCAGGCATACGTTATTATTAATGCGTGAACCGCCTATTGAATGTTTAAGGAGGGCCTTGACACGTGGCCGAAGACCTCATATTCACCAAAAGTGAAATTCGTTTTCTGCGCGAATTAGTCCGCTGCAAGGTTGACTTCATGATTATCGGACTGTCAGCGGCGGCTTTACAAAGTGCTCCGGTCGTTACTCAGAATATTGATCTTTGGTTTGCAGATTTAACCGACCCGCGCCTGACTAAAGCATTAAAAAAAGTAAAATCCATTTATATCCCTCCTATCGGAAACAACCCACCGATGTTCGCCGGAGACGATGCCGGGCTTTTTGACATTGTAACTCATGTGGATGGGTTAGGCGGATATGCCGAGATCAAGAAAAAGGCTATAAAAATAGCTTTGACTGATTTTAAAGTACAGGTACTGCCGCTTGAGTTGATCATTAAAAGCAAACAGGCAGCCGGCCGTTCCAAAGATAAACTCGTGCTGCCTGTGCTGAAGGATGTATTGAAGATAATTAAATCAGAAAAGAAATAATTCTGATCCTGTCATTGAACTCATACGTAACCCCTCACGGCATACTGACATTAAACTCATAACTCCCGACCGCCGCCTTGTCCGCGATACCAACCTTCCATAAAAGCTCAATAACTTTTGCCTTTGAAGCCTTGGGAACCATCACGATCAGCTTTGCACCGAGGCCTGAAAGCTTCTTCCACTCTTCCGCCTTCTCGGGAGTCACTGTCTTTTCTGTCTCAACCTGCATGATCGCAAGCACCATCCCGTGATTGCCGAGTATCAGATCAGGATACATACCCTTGAACTCGTTCTTCTCACCGCCCTCAAGATTTATCTTTACATCTGTGTAGCTCCTTGAGAGCTTCTGCCTGAGATATGATACAGCCCAGTCATGAAAGAGTTTGTCATTATCCATAGTCATTAACCTCACTTTGACGGATTTTTAAATTCTTAATTCTCCAACTCTGCCTCAATTTCCTCAATCGTAGGCAAATTGCCTTTCAGCTTCTTCGGTAAAGAACGGGTTAATTTTGTCTTCCACTCAGCTACGCCAATAGGTTTTTTAATATCACGCAAAGCATATTCGGCAAGAACCCTGTCTTTTGTAGCGCATAGAATAATCCCGATTGAAGGATTGTCTTCAGGGGCTTTCACAATATCATCGAGAGCCGACAGATAGAAGTTGATCTGCCGGTGATAAAGATCGTTTTCTATTTGCAGGACAAGAACATTCCGTGACCAACCGTTCTCTATGGTTTTCCGAATATACCATTCTCTTTCAGAAGAGTTTTTAACCTTGTCCAGCAGGGTAATATTGTGGTACCAGGTAATTTGTGCAAGCACCTCTTGCACAAATGCCTTATCCTTGTATAAAGCTGCAAAAGCACGCATATACTTTAGATTGCGCGGAGAAAAGCCAGACATATCGAAAAATTCACGTTTGAGGTCGGCAGCAAGGCGATCAATAACCTTTGCACCCCAGTTTTCCTTTGCCTGCCTTGTAAGAATTTCTTGTCCGATCTGCCAGTAAAGCAACACCAGTTCCCGGTTTACCGACAGCGCCGCTTTAAACTGAGCAGAACGTATCCGTTCTTTCAAAGCGCTCAACAGTTCCGCATACCCGGTCATTACCCGTTGTTTCAGAGCTTTATCAGGCCGCTTCTGTAATGTAGCGTCTTTTTGTTTCTCAATCTTCTTTTTCATATGGATGCCTAATTTTAATCAAACTGATTATAAACGGCAAGAAGAAAATATATAAGGACCCTGAAGACATTAGAGCAGAAGCATCAGGTTCCTCACCTCATCTTCCCAACTGCCAGCCTCTTTGAATTCACTATCCGAATATGTCGTTGCCTCATATCCTTCTTCGTTGAATGTAACAATTACCGCACCGTCTCTGTCAGTCCTTAATAACCTTGTCCCTGATTCAATGTATCTTCTGACCGTCTCTTCATGAGGATGATGGAAAGAGTTGTTTCTGCCGACGCTTGCAACTGCAAGCTCAGGCTTAACAGCATTGAGAAGCCCGATTGAGCTTGATGTCCTTCCTCCGTGATGCGGGACCTTGATGATATCACTTTTGAGCCATGCGCCAAGATGTGCGATATTATTTTCTGCTTCCTCCTCTATATCACCTGTAAATAGTACCGCCCCGCTGTCAGACTCTATCTTCAGCACCAACGACCCGCTGTTCTCATCTGAGAATTGCCCTCTTGGAGAGCCTGTATAAAAACCGGCATACGGATGAAGCACATAAATTTTATACCCCTTTCCTTCGAGAAGCTGGCCTCTCTTCAATGTCTTAACAATTATCTTTTTATCTTTGGCATTATCTATCAGGCCCGTTATCACATCTGATCCCCTGCCGCTTGTCCAGACTTCGCCTGCATCAAAGTTGTTGAGCAAACAAGAAATGCCGCCGTAATGGTCAGGATGAGTGTGGCTTATTACAAGGTAGTCTATCTTCCTTATTCCTTTAGACCACAAATAAGGCGCAACGACCATTCGGCCGGAATCAGGAGCAGTCGGCCCGCCGTCAATAAGCATAACTTTTCCATCCGGCAGTTCGATAAGAGAAGAGTCGCCCTGCCCTACATCCAGGAATGTTATCCTGAATCTGGCTTCAGACAAAAGAGGATTTAAGAGGTAAAAGGTTACAACAATAACGAGAGGGAAATATCTCCACCTCACACTGCTTTTAAGTAGAAATACACATGAAAGATAATAAAACATTATCATCAGGAACGACGGATTCGGAACGTGAATATTCGCATAAGGAATATTTGAAAAGATCTCCGTCAGATAGAGAGTAAAGCCGGTTGCAGTATTTAATAGCCAACTCAGCGGCAATGTTTGAAGATCAAACAGGAGAGATGCAAAACCCGTTAGAAATCCAAGCGGCAGTATTATGAAGCAGACGATAGGCGTAATGATCAGGTTTGTCAATGGTGATACCAGAGGGAACTGTTTAAAATATAACGCGATGAGAGGCGCTGTCCCCATGACAGCGGCGATGGTTATTAAGATTGACGACTTCAGGCTCTTCGCAAATTTATCAACGTAGAGAAATACTCTCTCTTTCTTCTCTGTTTTCTGACTATCTGTTGCCTGCTCTGTCTCTTCATTGTTTTCCATGATGAGCCCTAACGAAAGCACAGCGATGAATGAGAGCTGGAATGAAAGGCCAAAGAGTTCATCAGGTTGCCAAAGAAGTATAATGAACGCGGCGATAGAGAGCGAGTTTAGCCACTGCCCGCGCCTGCCGATCAAAAGCGCGAGCATATATATGAATGCCATGATAAAGGAACGGACAGCAGGAGCGCCTGCGCCTGCCAGCAGCATATAGAATACGAGCAGAGGCATCGTCACTATAACAGCCGCCTGAGTCGGCGTAATATATATGGTCATCGCCTTAAAGGCTTTATCAGGCAAAAATCCCGCTGACCTCTTCACAAACTGAAATATGAGAAAGGCGAGAAGGCCGAAGTGTGTGCCTGATATGCTCAGGAGATGCGTAAGCCCTGTGGAGCTGAAGTGGTCGAGCACATCCTGCCCCATCCCGCGCTTAAGCCCTGTGATTATCGCATTGTTAAATGACGCGTTATCATGCGAAAGGCTGGCATTGATAATGCCCCCGAGCCTCTGCCTCATTCTGCCTATCCATGAGAGAAAGCCTTTGCCTCTCCTGACAAGTTTAATTTCTTTGGTATAGCCCGTGCCTAATATACCGTCTTTCCTTGAGTTATATGAATATACACCGGGGTTGTGGAATACAGGGGGTTCTTTGGGTTTCGTAAAAGCCTTTACCACATCGCCGGTGAAGAGATATAAAGCACCCTCGCCCCTGGAGGGAGAGGGCAAGGGTGAGGGGGCTTTATTTATGATTGCCTTAATAATATAAAGCCTGACTTTTCCCATTATGGTTTTTCCGTTGATCGAGACATCATCTAAGGTGATGCGGAGATTATTATCAGATACTTCGGGAAGATCAACTATCGTGCCGCTGACAGATACATTATCCTGAGAGAACTTTATCTCAGGTATCGGGTCATAACGCAGTAATGAATAGAAGATACCGGAAAGAAAAAATAAAGCGGCGAGTAATATGGCCTTCTTATTATTACATCTGAGATAGAGACAACAGCCAGTTATTATAATTAAAGAATTAATTGTGAAAGGGAAGAACGGGAGGAAATGAAAATAGGCAATGCCTAAGATAAAGGCTGTTGCTGAAGATATCAACCCATCTCAGTCTTTATGACCTCTGCAACCTCCTCTGCTATTGTACGGATCTTCTTCATATCATCGCCCTCAACCATCACCCTGATCTTGGGGCCGGTTCCAGAAGGCCTTACCAGAATTCTGCCGCCCTTGAGCTTCTTCTCAGCCGCTTCAACAGCCTTAAGCACATTAGGGAACTTCTCTATCTTCTTTGCCTTCGGCACAGTGACATTTATAAGCACCTGAGGATAAATCGGCACTTGTGACGCAAGTTCTGAAAGAGACTTGCCGGTCTTTATCATAACGGCAAGCACCTGAAGGGCGCATATAGCGCCGTCACCGGTCGTGTTGTAGTCGAGAAATATTATGTGCCCGGACTGTTCTCCGCCGAGGTTATAACCGCCCTTTATCATCTCTTCAACAACATACCTGTCGCCTACCTGCGTCCTTATCAGGTCGATGCCTGATCTTTTCAGGTAAAGCTCAAAACCTAAATTGCTCATGACCGTGGCAACAACGAGGTTCTTCTTAAGCGTCCCTTCTTTCTTCATATCAAGGGCGCAGATCGCCAATATCTTGTCGCCGTCAACTATCTCTCCCTTTTCATCGCAGAGAATGACCCTGTCGCCGTCGCCGTCGTGTGAGATGCCTATATCAGCTTTGTGCTCAATGACCGCCTTCTGTATCACGTCAGGATATGTAGAGCCGCAGTCCGCATTTATATTAAGGCCGTCCGGCCTGTCATGGATCGCTATTACATGCGCTCCGAGTTCGCTCAGCACATGCGGGGTTATCTTGTAGGTTGCTCCATTGGCGCAGTCGACGACTACCTTCATGCCCTCGAGCGTCCTGCCCTTGGGAAAAGATGCCTTCACATATTCAATATACCTTCCTGACGCGTCATCCACCCTGTGCGCCTTGCCTATCCCGTCTCCCTCAGGCCTGATCTTCTTAAGCTCGTCTGAGAAGACCATCTCCTCTATCTCTCTTTCAACGCTGTCAGGGAGCTTGAAGCCGTCTGATGAGAAGAACTTTATCCCGTTATCATCATAGGGATTGTGTGAAGCTGATATGACTATACCCGCGTCCACCCTGAGGCTTCTTGCTACAAAGGCTATGCCGGGCGTGGGCATCGGGCCGACCAGGATAACATCCACTCCCATCGAACATATGCCTGATGTAAGCGCGCTCTCGATCATATAGCCTGAAAGCCTGGTGTCCTTGCCTATGAGTATCATGTCGCGGCCGTGCTTCTTCTTAAGGACATACGCAGCGGCGCGGCCGACCTCAAACGCTATCTCGCCGGTGATAGGAGGATGATTTGCCTTGCCCCTTATGCCGTCAGTTCCGAAAAGCTTCATCCTTTTTCTTCCTTCAGATTCCATGCGGCCTCCTAATT
Coding sequences:
- a CDS encoding phosphoglucosamine mutase, giving the protein MKLFGTDGIRGKANHPPITGEIAFEVGRAAAYVLKKKHGRDMILIGKDTRLSGYMIESALTSGICSMGVDVILVGPMPTPGIAFVARSLRVDAGIVISASHNPYDDNGIKFFSSDGFKLPDSVEREIEEMVFSDELKKIRPEGDGIGKAHRVDDASGRYIEYVKASFPKGRTLEGMKVVVDCANGATYKITPHVLSELGAHVIAIHDRPDGLNINADCGSTYPDVIQKAVIEHKADIGISHDGDGDRVILCDEKGEIVDGDKILAICALDMKKEGTLKKNLVVATVMSNLGFELYLKRSGIDLIRTQVGDRYVVEEMIKGGYNLGGEQSGHIIFLDYNTTGDGAICALQVLAVMIKTGKSLSELASQVPIYPQVLINVTVPKAKKIEKFPNVLKAVEAAEKKLKGGRILVRPSGTGPKIRVMVEGDDMKKIRTIAEEVAEVIKTEMG